Within the Rhizobium favelukesii genome, the region GGCTTGGCGGCGACCACGCGCTCCAGCGCGCCCGGCTTCTTGAGGAAGTCAGGCGTCAGGATTTCGATGGTCGTCGACGGTGACGCAGCGCGGATCGCCCAAATTACCTTCTCGAAGTGCTCGGCGCCACCATCGGCCAGATCATCACGGTCGACGGAGGTGATGACGACGTGGGAGAGCCCCATCTCCTTCACCGCCTTGGCAACGTTCTCCGGCTCGGCCATATCGAGCGCGTTCGGCTTGCCGGTCGCAACGTTGCAGAAGGCGCAAGCGCGGGTACAGATCTCGCCCATGATCATGAAGGTCGCGTGCTTCTTGTCCCAGCATTCGCCGATATTAGGGCATCCAGCCTCTTCGCAAACGGTGACGAGCTTATGCTCCTTCACGATCGAGCGTGTCTCCGCGTAGCCCTTGGAGGTTGGTGCTTTGACGCGAATCCAGTCCGGCTTGCGCAGGACTTCCTGATCGGGCCGATGTGCCTTTTCCGGATGCCGCACGCGCTTGGCGTCGGGATTGATCGTGTCGAGAATGGTTACCATCGTAGTTCAAATCTCCGCCGCTCCATGCGGCAAAAGCCCTATCTATCGGCGGACGAGCCGCGCGACGAATATCAGCAAGCAGGCACCAAGAAAACCCGTGACGAAGTAGCCGAGCCTGCCGCCAGCCACCTCTATATGAAATTGCGCCAAAATCGCAGTTGCGATCACGGAGCCGACAATCCCGAGCACGATGTTGAGCAATATCCCGTAGCGCGCCTCCATCAGCTTGCCCGCGAGCCAGCCTGCAAAACCGCCGATGATGATTGCCGCAATCCAGCCTACGCCTTCCATCCTGCCCCTAGCCCTTACGCTATCGCCCTCGCGATCAGCACCACGATGATGGCCCCGACCGTTGCGTGAATGATCTGCACCACAAGCGCATTATCGATCCCGAGCGATATTCCGAGCGCGTTGAAGAGAAAGCCTCCAACAAACGCGCCGATGATGCCGCTCAGCAGGCATCGTATCAATCCACCTCCACCGACGACCAGGCTTGCGAGGAAGCCCGCAAGCAGACCGATGAGCAGAAAGATGAGCAGTGCCTGCGTACCCATAGACATGATGATTTCCTTTTGTTTTTTCCACCCCATGGGGATGGATTTGCCACCCCGAGATAGAGGGCGGCGACGGAAACTATCAAGCGTTCAGAACACGACCATAGGCATCGAGGACTGCTTCCTTCATCGTTTCGGAAACGGTCGGATGCGGGAAGATCGTGTGCATCAGTTCTTCCTCGGTCGTCTCGAGGTTCATCGCGACGACAAAGCCCTGGATGAGCTCGGTCACTTCGGCGCCGACCATGTGGGCGCCGAGCAGCTCGCCGGTCTTCTTGTCGAAGATCACCTTGCAGAGACCCTGGTCTTCTCC harbors:
- the lipA gene encoding lipoyl synthase, with the translated sequence MVTILDTINPDAKRVRHPEKAHRPDQEVLRKPDWIRVKAPTSKGYAETRSIVKEHKLVTVCEEAGCPNIGECWDKKHATFMIMGEICTRACAFCNVATGKPNALDMAEPENVAKAVKEMGLSHVVITSVDRDDLADGGAEHFEKVIWAIRAASPSTTIEILTPDFLKKPGALERVVAAKPDVFNHNMETVAGNYLTVRPGARYFHSIRLLQRVKELDPTMFTKSGIMVGLGEERNEVLQLMDDLRTADVDFLTIGQYLQPTRKHHAVMSFVTPDEFKSYETVAYTKGFLMVASSPLTRSSHHAGEDFARLKAAREKKLLIPAE
- a CDS encoding GlsB/YeaQ/YmgE family stress response membrane protein, which gives rise to MEGVGWIAAIIIGGFAGWLAGKLMEARYGILLNIVLGIVGSVIATAILAQFHIEVAGGRLGYFVTGFLGACLLIFVARLVRR
- a CDS encoding GlsB/YeaQ/YmgE family stress response membrane protein, translated to MSMGTQALLIFLLIGLLAGFLASLVVGGGGLIRCLLSGIIGAFVGGFLFNALGISLGIDNALVVQIIHATVGAIIVVLIARAIA